One Owenweeksia hongkongensis DSM 17368 genomic region harbors:
- a CDS encoding T9SS type A sorting domain-containing protein — protein MKKTFITVLALLFGALNAQTLLFHENFDQPSGPDSVTVSTLSGSPTTTWNDTNSLYTSSGHSFHIKGSANNSEVVFQTQPFSTVGQNHVYLQFDHIVKLFFANNGSIEVSVDNGANWNNVIYGNSYLGSSINIPPYNSFSSVSYLDWNALDFTGPNSIPNNQWWKEELFDLTNLVVSPTGFSQVIIRFRADFSIGVPPQNTFLSGWYVDDIRVLGSSCEMIPPSIDSISSVTNFCDFQSLEGLQHNATTFSHSHQVSAQDNNQIDSLRLVEIINDTLIRYTNMPLASYPSNRYLATFSGYNNFDTIKWKMEAFDICGNSSYFPDTGYYKFYFEQSFPKCATGFCNAGHNFINSFPWTQDFEDSLWIEGTGTSGSSVRGNFPEELSYSVAPIENQLSGWSIRRNSTPATLSGPNGDHTTGGGKYIYSEYQNKTNQANTIFTLPCIDLTDSVARYFSFYYHMYGADINRLALLVDSSASPTEVWHQPLIIWGEQQISSSAPWKKAFIDLSPYKGKIIRLRFASIINPNTHHYGNIAIDDLEIQDAYQYDLSVAQLNSPNTDDLACFGTSNIPVTINLANLGVGSLSSVALAYQLDNGPVVFDTIDASTLSLGEDSIFTFSTPLSLSPSSSHTLKVWSDLLGDQRTSNDTVQLDIPVLQLSAINTFPYILHFDNSIAVTGQPANLNSPHWTISSNDSAFFWEINSGYFTDDIFAPSNGFGVEGNCLVFRSRVGRPGQLKSSLESQCIDLSSLSNPILNLDYFTSYGQSLSIYASEYGQSSWTLISPYIQNTPLQSNLLGLKVSLAAYAGKVIQLKIEVNNPPQNYMAVLDNITIREQPTKDLALTMVDLVQVDEGTNTYPSIAINFSNWNDTSSTTNFPKVLHVALINKCDPTLPVIYGQSDTSYNFNSGQNTGAIVNSLSFQSTVPAGDYRAKFWLETPGDLSPENDTIYQDLVSLGSISLPYFNDFENCYNEVSPYGRMKQWEVATPQKNKLDSALKGTSCIVTNADTNALNHNAYNSYFELPTFSGLDTLYNVRLEFWQYFDFSVDNSNFGAVEIYDGQNWAQLTNAGLYGVNWKSYISSTSNSNYPKGFTGNSNGWIRSSYPLDEFNTPGPKKLRFVTSASKVFGWAIDSIAIYVPSQNSGSPLNLEFTNLIPKQGANDGSVQISNTAEAPLSQVEVSIATSSSSVVTENFSLNPPLKKGQSRWLVLSNAIQLDTSITELIIYTSNPNNRKDDINNDDTLIIPISVISNFNDTLPLCFDFESSQYFAPLNASTGIINTSWEKGVPSKTIFNSPHQGSNAWFTSGNEYQPLLNTYLYTPVFEVTGQQCYTLSFWHQYDTELNYDGCQVELSLDSGITWQTLGKYWSTDTAWYNTQAIQSLDGVKPGWSGSSNGWKKAQNDFKVFWDTSMQFRFRFASNASNHGEGWIIDDLCLELSTGSCETVGQEELQSMSGTLSLYPSPTYHSLTVELPLSQTLSNYTYQIYNLQGQIVLDGEFENNRKGGQSIIVETLAKGLYTIRITSEAKTTYSAKFMKN, from the coding sequence ATGAAAAAGACTTTCATAACCGTACTTGCGTTGCTATTTGGTGCACTGAACGCACAAACCCTGCTGTTTCATGAAAATTTTGATCAGCCCTCAGGACCAGATAGCGTTACCGTCTCAACCCTATCTGGGAGTCCTACTACTACATGGAATGATACCAATTCTCTTTATACCTCATCAGGCCATTCTTTCCATATTAAAGGTTCTGCCAACAATTCAGAAGTTGTTTTTCAAACACAGCCTTTCTCTACGGTAGGGCAAAATCACGTTTACCTTCAGTTTGACCACATTGTTAAACTTTTCTTTGCTAATAATGGAAGCATAGAAGTGTCCGTTGACAACGGAGCTAATTGGAATAATGTGATTTATGGAAATTCATACCTAGGAAGCTCAATAAATATTCCTCCTTATAATAGCTTTTCGAGTGTTTCCTATCTTGATTGGAATGCTTTGGATTTTACTGGCCCCAATTCAATCCCTAATAATCAATGGTGGAAAGAGGAACTATTTGACCTAACCAATTTGGTAGTTTCTCCTACTGGCTTTTCACAGGTTATTATAAGATTTAGAGCTGATTTTTCCATAGGTGTACCTCCACAAAATACATTTCTTAGTGGCTGGTACGTAGATGACATACGGGTATTGGGTTCAAGCTGCGAGATGATACCCCCAAGCATTGATTCTATTAGCAGTGTTACGAATTTTTGTGATTTTCAAAGCTTGGAGGGTCTACAACATAATGCAACCACATTTTCGCATTCGCACCAGGTTTCTGCACAGGATAATAATCAAATCGATTCATTAAGATTGGTTGAAATTATAAATGATACACTTATCAGATACACTAATATGCCCTTAGCTTCTTATCCATCGAATAGATATTTAGCAACATTTAGCGGCTATAATAACTTTGATACTATAAAGTGGAAAATGGAAGCTTTTGACATCTGTGGAAACAGCTCTTACTTCCCGGACACGGGTTATTATAAGTTTTACTTTGAGCAATCATTTCCAAAATGCGCTACAGGGTTTTGCAATGCTGGTCATAACTTCATCAATTCCTTTCCTTGGACTCAGGATTTTGAAGACAGTCTTTGGATTGAAGGAACAGGCACATCTGGATCATCGGTCAGAGGTAACTTCCCTGAGGAACTCTCCTATTCAGTTGCCCCCATCGAAAATCAACTGTCGGGTTGGTCAATAAGAAGAAATAGTACTCCCGCCACTTTAAGCGGCCCCAATGGGGATCATACAACCGGTGGTGGAAAATATATTTATTCCGAATATCAGAATAAAACTAATCAGGCAAACACAATTTTCACTCTTCCCTGCATTGATCTTACTGATTCTGTAGCTAGATATTTCTCATTTTATTATCACATGTATGGTGCTGACATAAATAGGCTAGCCTTACTTGTCGACTCCTCTGCATCTCCAACCGAAGTTTGGCACCAGCCACTAATAATTTGGGGCGAACAACAAATCTCATCTTCAGCTCCTTGGAAAAAAGCATTTATAGACCTTTCGCCTTATAAGGGTAAAATAATCAGACTTCGATTTGCATCCATCATCAATCCCAATACGCATCATTATGGAAACATTGCCATTGACGATTTAGAAATACAAGATGCTTACCAGTATGATTTAAGTGTAGCTCAATTAAATTCACCAAATACAGATGACCTAGCTTGCTTTGGAACAAGTAATATTCCGGTAACTATAAATTTGGCAAACCTTGGTGTAGGATCCTTATCAAGTGTAGCACTTGCTTATCAGCTCGATAATGGCCCGGTAGTGTTTGATACCATTGATGCCAGTACTTTATCACTAGGTGAAGATTCAATTTTTACCTTTTCAACACCACTTAGCCTTTCGCCAAGTTCAAGCCACACCCTTAAGGTATGGTCAGATCTTTTGGGAGACCAAAGAACTTCCAATGATACCGTACAATTAGACATCCCTGTGTTGCAGCTTTCCGCCATCAATACTTTCCCCTATATTCTCCACTTTGACAACAGTATTGCCGTAACAGGCCAGCCTGCCAACTTAAATTCTCCGCATTGGACTATTTCTAGTAATGACTCTGCCTTCTTTTGGGAAATAAATTCTGGATATTTTACCGATGATATTTTTGCGCCAAGCAATGGTTTTGGTGTCGAGGGAAACTGTTTGGTATTTAGATCAAGAGTAGGAAGACCTGGGCAGCTTAAGTCTAGTTTAGAATCTCAATGTATTGACCTTAGCAGCTTGAGCAATCCTATTCTAAATTTAGATTATTTCACCTCCTATGGCCAGAGCTTAAGCATTTATGCTAGTGAGTACGGTCAGAGCTCCTGGACCTTAATTAGTCCCTATATTCAAAATACACCTTTACAAAGCAACTTGCTCGGTCTCAAAGTTTCACTAGCAGCATACGCGGGAAAAGTGATTCAATTAAAAATTGAGGTAAATAACCCTCCGCAAAATTATATGGCGGTATTGGACAACATTACCATACGGGAACAACCTACGAAGGATCTAGCTCTTACCATGGTTGATTTAGTACAGGTAGATGAAGGCACAAACACATACCCTTCAATAGCTATAAACTTTAGCAACTGGAATGACACCAGCTCTACTACCAATTTTCCAAAGGTGCTACATGTGGCGCTCATCAATAAATGTGATCCCACTCTTCCTGTTATTTATGGACAAAGTGACACGAGTTACAATTTTAATAGTGGACAAAACACTGGTGCAATAGTCAATAGTTTATCCTTTCAAAGCACGGTGCCAGCTGGAGATTACCGTGCAAAGTTTTGGCTGGAAACACCTGGTGACCTAAGCCCCGAAAATGACACAATTTATCAAGACTTGGTTTCACTCGGCTCAATAAGTCTTCCATATTTTAATGATTTTGAAAACTGCTATAATGAAGTATCTCCATACGGTAGAATGAAGCAGTGGGAAGTAGCCACTCCTCAAAAAAACAAGTTGGATTCGGCATTAAAAGGAACAAGTTGCATAGTAACCAACGCAGACACTAACGCTCTCAATCATAATGCATATAATAGCTATTTCGAACTGCCTACATTTTCCGGCCTAGATACATTGTATAATGTACGTCTTGAGTTTTGGCAATATTTTGATTTTAGTGTTGACAATTCCAACTTTGGGGCGGTAGAAATTTATGATGGTCAGAATTGGGCTCAGCTTACCAACGCAGGTTTATATGGTGTTAATTGGAAATCTTATATCTCAAGCACCTCCAACAGTAATTACCCAAAAGGGTTTACCGGAAACTCTAATGGGTGGATTCGATCTTCTTACCCCTTGGATGAGTTTAATACTCCTGGGCCTAAAAAGCTTCGTTTTGTAACATCAGCAAGCAAAGTATTTGGTTGGGCAATAGATAGCATCGCTATATATGTTCCTAGTCAAAATTCAGGTTCCCCTCTTAATCTTGAGTTTACCAACTTAATACCTAAGCAAGGGGCTAATGATGGAAGTGTTCAAATTTCTAATACTGCAGAGGCGCCTCTAAGTCAGGTTGAGGTTAGTATAGCCACCAGTTCTAGTTCAGTTGTTACAGAAAATTTTAGCCTAAACCCACCCTTAAAAAAAGGGCAGTCGCGCTGGCTTGTTTTGAGTAATGCCATACAGCTTGATACAAGTATCACTGAATTGATAATTTATACATCAAACCCGAATAATAGAAAGGATGACATCAACAATGATGACACCCTTATCATTCCTATTTCTGTTATATCTAATTTTAATGATACACTGCCTCTATGTTTTGATTTTGAAAGTAGCCAGTATTTTGCTCCACTGAATGCCTCCACCGGAATTATAAATACTAGCTGGGAAAAGGGTGTACCGTCTAAAACTATTTTTAATAGCCCCCATCAAGGAAGTAATGCGTGGTTTACCTCAGGAAATGAATACCAGCCACTTTTAAACACCTACCTCTATACTCCCGTATTTGAGGTAACGGGACAGCAGTGCTACACACTTAGCTTTTGGCACCAATACGATACAGAATTAAATTATGATGGTTGCCAGGTAGAGCTAAGTCTGGACTCAGGTATTACATGGCAAACTTTAGGTAAATATTGGAGTACAGATACCGCTTGGTACAATACCCAAGCAATTCAGTCTCTTGATGGGGTAAAGCCAGGGTGGAGTGGCTCTTCTAATGGATGGAAAAAGGCACAAAACGATTTTAAAGTTTTCTGGGATACTTCCATGCAGTTTAGATTCAGGTTTGCATCCAATGCGAGCAACCACGGTGAGGGTTGGATCATCGATGACCTATGCTTAGAATTAAGTACAGGGAGTTGTGAAACAGTAGGGCAAGAAGAATTGCAAAGTATGAGCGGTACTTTATCACTATACCCTTCACCTACCTACCATTCACTTACGGTAGAGCTACCACTAAGCCAAACATTATCCAATTATACCTATCAGATTTACAACCTCCAGGGTCAGATAGTTTTGGATGGTGAATTTGAAAACAATAGGAAAGGTGGACAGTCTATCATTGTTGAAACCTTGGCAAAGGGTTTATATACTATCAGAATAACAAGTGAGGCAAAAACTACTTATTCAGCCAAGTTTATGAAGAATTAG
- a CDS encoding cold-shock protein: MPNGKVKFFNDSKGYGFIVNDDTQQEIFVHVSGLSHEVREGDAVSFDEQEGKRGMNAVNVRAI; encoded by the coding sequence ATGCCTAATGGTAAAGTGAAGTTTTTCAATGATTCTAAAGGATATGGATTTATTGTAAACGATGACACCCAACAAGAAATCTTCGTACATGTATCAGGTCTTTCTCACGAAGTGAGAGAAGGTGATGCTGTATCATTTGACGAACAAGAAGGAAAGAGAGGAATGAACGCAGTAAACGTGCGTGCCATATAA
- a CDS encoding DUF427 domain-containing protein — protein sequence MKAIWNGEVLAESDETIVIENNHYFPPNSIDKKFFKLSELHTFCPWKGEASYYDIEVNGNVNENAAWYYPKTKDLAKGIEGYVAFWKGVEIKQ from the coding sequence ATGAAAGCAATTTGGAACGGAGAGGTACTTGCGGAAAGTGATGAAACCATAGTAATTGAAAACAATCATTATTTTCCTCCTAATAGTATAGATAAGAAGTTTTTCAAGCTCAGCGAGTTACATACTTTTTGTCCATGGAAGGGAGAAGCATCATATTACGATATAGAAGTAAATGGAAATGTGAATGAAAATGCAGCGTGGTATTATCCTAAAACCAAGGACTTAGCGAAGGGTATAGAGGGCTATGTTGCTTTTTGGAAAGGGGTAGAAATCAAGCAATAA
- a CDS encoding response regulator, producing the protein MNSKKHLCIIDDDKIYQFTIKKTLELKQNFDRLSCFDDGLAAINYIKDNLDNQTEIPDIILLDIKMPRMNGWDFLEEFLTIKPLIKKELDLFLVTSSIDYRDRERALDYSEISKFRVKPISYKEMEHILMEVA; encoded by the coding sequence ATGAACTCGAAGAAGCACCTCTGTATAATTGATGACGATAAAATTTATCAATTTACTATTAAGAAGACACTTGAATTAAAGCAAAACTTTGATAGGCTAAGTTGCTTTGATGATGGTTTAGCTGCAATTAATTACATTAAAGATAATCTGGATAACCAGACTGAAATCCCAGATATAATACTGTTGGATATTAAGATGCCAAGAATGAACGGTTGGGATTTCCTTGAGGAGTTTTTAACTATTAAACCGCTAATAAAAAAGGAACTTGATCTTTTTTTGGTTACATCCAGTATTGATTACCGCGATAGAGAACGGGCACTCGATTATTCGGAAATCAGTAAATTTAGAGTAAAACCTATTTCCTACAAAGAAATGGAGCATATCTTAATGGAGGTGGCTTAA
- a CDS encoding sensor histidine kinase → MNTNNTLQKVLFESKHLALCLLDKSGNVVAVNSTFKNQLCQEEIDTSRPVSIRNLSFWNKDLKALDTAWKEFLVNGAASFNSYLYNREELLFHEVELKQANDEGGVLMEFFKKQEPTKAEKESAKTDGELDNIAAIISHDLRGPVSNIAYLLSIFDGGVADKEELEEFMDALKKSNAKTLDIIDEMGVIINPKLKRRSHSASSLQPLICSILENFEEEISQTQARVVIDIQDHSDWKVPKGAFEMILKQVVSNSLKYRKEDETPKIVITCSRKNGDRIIEVKDNGLGFDVVENEQHLFGLFQTFHNRPDSRGIGLFQVKNRLLSIGGAISLKSQEGIGTTVTLNFKQNELEEAPLYN, encoded by the coding sequence TTGAACACAAACAATACACTTCAAAAAGTACTGTTTGAAAGTAAGCATTTAGCTCTATGCTTACTTGATAAATCAGGAAACGTTGTAGCTGTCAATAGCACTTTTAAAAATCAACTCTGTCAGGAGGAAATAGACACTTCAAGGCCTGTTTCTATTCGTAACCTTTCATTTTGGAATAAAGACTTAAAAGCCTTAGACACTGCCTGGAAAGAGTTTTTAGTAAATGGTGCGGCCAGTTTTAATTCATATTTATACAATAGAGAAGAGTTATTGTTTCATGAGGTAGAACTTAAACAAGCTAATGATGAAGGAGGTGTTTTGATGGAGTTTTTTAAGAAGCAAGAACCCACCAAAGCTGAAAAAGAATCAGCTAAGACGGATGGTGAATTGGATAACATAGCGGCAATAATCTCGCATGATTTAAGAGGTCCTGTTTCAAATATTGCCTATTTGCTTTCAATTTTTGATGGAGGCGTAGCTGATAAAGAAGAGTTGGAAGAATTTATGGATGCCCTGAAAAAATCAAATGCTAAAACACTGGATATAATTGATGAAATGGGAGTAATTATAAATCCCAAACTTAAGCGCAGGTCACATTCTGCATCATCGCTACAACCCTTGATTTGCTCAATATTAGAGAATTTTGAAGAGGAAATATCTCAAACTCAGGCCAGGGTTGTTATTGATATTCAAGATCATTCAGATTGGAAGGTACCAAAGGGAGCGTTTGAGATGATTTTGAAACAGGTGGTTTCAAACAGCCTGAAGTACCGTAAAGAAGATGAAACACCAAAAATTGTAATAACTTGCTCTCGCAAAAATGGAGATAGAATAATAGAGGTTAAAGACAACGGATTAGGTTTTGATGTGGTTGAAAATGAGCAGCATTTATTCGGCTTGTTTCAAACCTTTCATAATCGTCCAGACTCACGTGGTATTGGATTATTTCAGGTAAAAAACAGGCTGCTATCAATCGGGGGTGCGATAAGCCTGAAAAGTCAAGAAGGAATAGGTACCACCGTAACCTTAAATTTTAAGCAAAATGAACTCGAAGAAGCACCTCTGTATAATTGA